Part of the Leptodactylus fuscus isolate aLepFus1 chromosome 6, aLepFus1.hap2, whole genome shotgun sequence genome, TTAACTGGACAACAGACTGGCATGCTGGTGCCGTGTGTGCCACGTAAAGTGCCACGATGCAATTCTATTATATTAGCTTGCCCTGTGTATTACTGCAAGGCAGTGGTCTCCAACTTATGACtccaactcccaacctgctgtgCGAATCCAAGGTacatgagagttgtagtttcacaacagctggagagtcatAAGTTGGAGATCATTGCTGAAAAGTGTGAGATGGCAAAAATCGTCAAAATTCTTCCTTCATGTTTTATCAATGCAAAAAGTACAAAATACTGGATAGAGCTAATACTGATCTGGATACTTCTCAGGTACTTCACACCTTAACAGGGAGAGCATATTTCATATCATATTTCTTGTGCTCACAGTCGCCCCCTAATGCACTTGTACCGTTTTGCCATTGTTGATTCCCTAGCCTGTTCACCTTATTAATCTGACAGAGTAGGTAGAATTAGGTTACCAGATTGGCACTGACTATTATAATACTTTGGATTGGCattatgtatatgaatatatatttgGCATGATTATGATATGACCATAAATTTATTCCTCAAACAACAAAATATGGAACAATAGTAGATAGGCACGCACCATGCACAACCCATCACAGTCTATGCCTATGTAGGTTTACTACAGCCCCAGGAAACTGGTTGGAAGGCCCCAGGGCAAAGTCAGACACCTCAGCACCAAGACCAATTTGGCCACCTATAGCTACTTTTTATATAGGCAATGTATACACTACCAACTTGTCATTAAAGCGGAAGTCCTCTTAAGGATATTCAACAATCTTGGAAGAGGTGTCTTGGACTactgaagtcaaagggagtcagCGGCATGGCTCACCGTAAATGCCAAAGACTTCAGTGGAGAAATCTACATGCATACATGGCCACCTTTTATATATCTGGTTGGGATAGGGGGTCCAGTGGGGTGCAAAAAAATGTTTGCCCAGGGGCCTTCGCCAACGCTAAGGCTAAAGCCACACGTAGCGAATTGCAGtttaaaaaaatcagcaaaaaaacttacgtttttcacttttctgttgagtatTGCAGTGAAATTAACATGCCGTGTGTCTGAAAATACTgcattttcctgtgtttttttttcctgcaatttgtGACTGAGATCAGAGGGGATTGTAAAATGTAGCGATATCTTTTGATGTATTACCGCAATGGCCAAAaattgctgcgtttccacaacgtgtggcctcaACCTTAAACAGCTTTGCCCAAGACCAAGTCTCCCACAGCATTGATAAGGGCCACGCTCTTtatcctaaggctgtattcacactgagtaacgctggcgttttttgtgcttatttttgcacatagcgccgctttAACGCCACGtagcgccgcattaacgccgggcaacgccaccgcaaaataacgcggcgttaacgcggcgctacgcggcgctatgtgcgaaaataagcacaaaaaacgccagcgttactcagtgtgaatacagcctaagttgATGGCTTCTGGCATCAAACCAAAAAATGAGCCTCCTTTAACACCCAAATTGATATAGTAAATAAACAGAGCACCGGAGGAAGAAGGTGAGACTAAACCCATTAGAAAAGAAGAATATACCTGGTGAGAGATATGATTGCTCATTGAACCCCACTACACCCAGAAGGAGGGAATGGTTTTTCTCATGTTACCCAGATTTTTTCTTCTACCTATACACAGCCACTTTGTATTCTACAGGTGCAAATAATGAATTCGATCCCAGGAGTAACATAGTTACTGATGAGACACAAGGAAGCAGCAGAATTATTACATTTTCAGCACTATAGCGGCTCAGAACATACTGGTTTTTGTAATTTATTTGCAAGCCCCTGTTGAGCCGAGTTGGCCACTGTGATTGATAAGTGCATTCATTTACACTGGTAATGAAGAGGTAGTTTACTCTGCGACATCATTACAGATACTATCTGTCTGTATCGGGGAACATGGCTTTGGTGCATTGATAGAATCCCTGATTTCCTTTCCATCAGAACCACTATTACTACAGCGCGATCCATCACCGCTCGTGTGAGTGCTGACAGATGCAAGTGCTGTTGTCTCATTGATTTCTGGAGGGTTGGATGCTGCAGATAGCACAGACATCTCTTTTGATGGCCTACTGGGAAGAAGAGATATTGCATAATCTGCAATAATGCCGCCAAGATCTAATTTACATGCCTGGTCAAATTCAGTAAAACCGACATTTGCATTAGCTTCACAAACCACGAACGATCCATTATCTTTCAAGAGAAGGTCGATGCCACATATGTCCATCCCCAGGAGGTTTGACACTTGCATAGCTAATAGTTTTCCTTGTTCACTAAGAGGGAAAGTGGTGCCCACGCCACCTGGAACAtaaaaagaaagcagaatttaggGGATACAATACAGAAAAAAGAAATCTTAGGTCTGACCTTTCTGTTTATTCAGTCACATTCTAGGTTGCAGGTGCATTACTTTCAAGATAAACCCAAGCAAGAAGAGAAGCTAGCTACTGTCTCCTATACTGAATAGACAAGTCATCTTTAAAGGCTGACAATAGGGGAACTTACTGATATGTATTTATATTGCGTCTATTGGAGTTGGCTAAGGAGGTATTcaatgagctccccctggtggccactgcaaacagattttttttgtcatacaggctaaggcctcaagtagcggtccacagcaaaaaaaaacactgtgggcaAAACagtggcagcaacacatcacaattttcacaaaaagtctgcagagacttccattatacctacagggaaaccgtcagtgtttccataggtataattgacatgctgcaatttccaaaactgcaatggttttggaaattgcagcgtgtccactgcGTTTATTTTtcataatgtgtggatgggatttcctagaatcttatccactttgcagggactgtaaaactatGCAGCTACGTTCATTTCACCTGCAATTTCAGCTGTGATTCATTTAATGTGTAGGGTCACCTTGAGGAAGAGGCCTCATGTGGTGGAAACGCCACAGCAAAAAACACAGAATTTTACACTCCCTGCAAagtggcgaatcccatccacacattgctgatagtttccctattggtataatggaaacagaaagagtATTGTGGACTTTTTTGTGAAAAGCAATGCATGAAAAATGCTGCCGGTTGTTAGACAGCATATCCCTAGCAACCAGGCTGTCAGGTGTCCAAAACCGAATTGGCACTGTGTTGATAAGCTTGGCAGCACACAGACTGCGTAATTTCTTGTGTCTCGCTGCTCCGCCATGCTCCAAAATCACTTACCCAAGCAGCAATTACTCTGCATTCTGCCATCAGTGGAACATCGCAACATGGATCCTACGACACGCCCACCAACAATCACCACGCGGATATCTTTTCCATGAGACTCTTTCACGTACTTCTGAAACAGATATGGAGCATCATGCCGCACGAGGTGAGATATGTCCATCAAATGGTGTTTATCCCGTGCCAGGAATACAGCTTTTCCTGGGAAAGAAACAAAACCACTGTTATAAAGGGCTGTATATGGTTACTTTATACTAGAGGTCGCCGACATATCTCATGCTGGAAGACAAGGCTATGGTGACCCTGATTTGATCCCTTGGGTCATAGACCACAGACTTCTTCTTTCTAAACCTTGCGCTTACTGTCACCACCCGCTGATCTTCTAAGAAGTCTGAAGACTTAGAAATAGTCTACACATATTTCTGCCTTGGGAAACTGGTTGTCCCTTCCATTCAGGTACCTTGTCATGCTTTAATACTTTACAGAGACCTCAATGGGTCCTTCTATGTTTTCCAACTTTAGATTTTTCTATATCAAATTGATTCTAGGTTTTTGTAAGTTATTTCCTGTTTTTACATGAAGTTGAATTAGATGTTATCTTCTATGTTACTCAATCGGTGGTGACTCACGAGTGCCGAAAATGTCCCATTAACAGTGTGATGAGTCAGATGTATGGTATATGCTACCTAACAGGATTTCAGAAGTATTGTGCATGACCAAAAGTTGTCCCCTTTTGTATTATTAGACCTGATACGCCCTTAGTTATCATGGCGGTATGCTTACCCCACTCCCTTTTAGGTTTCCTTTCACCAAATCTGCTCACTGTCCTAAGAGTGAATGTACAGTGCAGTGAAAACTACTTTGGAGAAAACTGCAATTTTGATTTTTGGTGAAATTTCTTAATTTTCTTATTTTGGCATGCCACACACCAAAAACCAGATCAAAACTGCATGTTGTTCATTccaatgcagttttaactgcactgtgtgaatgcagtTTTACCCTCTACATTGTGATATTACAATTGTGATAGTTAATAGGGGGTTATGAAAGTTGGCTATACACGCTAGGCTCCGTTCAGATCAcgtttttttacatccatttagcatTTCACTTTAACGGAGGCAAATAAGGGAAGCAAAAAATGGATGCCAATGGATGCAAACAaatggccatccatttacatagagataaaaaaaataagatcTGCTTTTTTAGACAGACAGAAAAGTATGTTATACTATGTTTATATGGCCTTAAAAAAATGGAATGAAATGTtctgggttgttgtttttttttaacattgatatctatgtaaacagatgaCCATCCGTTCACATCCATCTTTTGTATCTGTTAAATAGATCTACATCTTGTAGCCAAACACCCATCCACCCGACAGCTATAGCTCCTGACctaacacacacatgcacagacttacTGACAATATTTTTTACATCATCTGCTGGCCTGATGATCTTTACCTAGTAGTTCAGCGGTCAGATCCCCACCGACAGGCACTGATAGCATATCCTAGCTGCTCAATATCTGTTGGCCAAATAATCATCTGGTTTACAGCGCTATTCTTCCCAGTTTCCTTATCTACATGTCTTACAACGTGTGCTGTTTCCTGCTCTGTCCTGGTTTCCCATTACCCTATAGAAGACAAGCCCTATACCTATGGGATATACTCGTGTACATGAGTGAATGTGTTCTGACTTTCCTTCCAGAACCACACCTTGTAGCAATGCAGTGGTTGAAATCTTCTCCGGTTCTGTGTTCAGCTGCAAGGCTGTTTCTAATGCGATCGCCTCAGCTATATACACCCTGCAGTTTGTGTTATTAGCTGGCCATGTACAATAGATTTTCACTggtcaaaatggccatgaaaatacCGCAAACTAGTCATACAAAAGAAGATCAGTCCGGTTAGTAATGAATGAATAGCGTCCCATCCCAGATGCTTCCAGAACAGATGATGTGGAGTGGGACCCCcaaagatcacatactgatgacctatgggtGACACTTGTCAGCCACAGAAGTACATGGCCAAATATACAGTTGGTTTGGAccacattattactattataagtCAGCATCTGCTCCTGCCATATAAACTGCACATATATAACTGCATATAAACCCTTCGTAGTGCCGTTTCGGTCACCAAGGCTGCATGTATATAGAGATATCTATATCCACTGTTTGCACATAAAGTCTATGCATCCATAGACTGTAGGGACAGGTGATATTATACACAACAGCTATGCACATCCTCTAATCCCCGGCTCCCAGCTATTGTGTAGGAGGCCCAGGTATGGCTTTTCCCCAAGGGGCCCCGGAGCTTCTGCCTACACACAGTCATGGATGCCAGGCTACATCTCAGgacgcaggtttttttttttttaactgcttaTATCTTTATTATCCAACGGAGGTTCACTTCACTAGAAAATGAAAGGCCGCCTCTGGCAATTGCAATGAAATATTCATGTCCTGAGAGAACTTTCAAGGCATTAACAGTGAAGCAATAAAATAGCCAAAGAGCCGGGTGCAGAGTGCCAACAAAACCACCCTGTATGTCATCCAGAGGGCAAAATAACTGGGCGACTTCACCGAGTCTGAATGTGCATCAATAAAGGGGGATGTCTATTAAGTAGAacacactgggggggggggggatcaagaCACCGGCCTTGCTATCTCCTATGCTGGTGGAGAATGCACATCATTCCTAAAGAGGCGCACACATCGTCATAAATTTGGTGTATTTTCAAGGGTGCGCGTGCTTACTCTGAGATCTGGCTTGTGATACCCCTGAAAACAAATCTTCGCCACTGATTATATGCTGTATATGCTATCATGTGTGGAGGGGGCAAGTTAACCTGCCATCACATAGCCACATTAAATTTACTGAATGTGAATAAGGGGTATTCACATGAgcaattatttaatttttttttacagtccattttcATGGACCGTCAGAAAATACAACATGCcctatttttgtcagttttcatggatccctcaatacAGTGAAATGTATGAAGCATCTGTGAAAACATTGTGTAGCTGGTGGTATGTGGTGAAATTCAGAAATCTACCATTAACACCCTCAAAATGTCAGAAAAAAATATGGATTTCTTACTTCGATTTGCAGTTAAGTTATTTGCAACGTGATTTTATGGAAAATATGCCATGTATGAACTTGGTCTTACAGGGTGTCTGGAAAACCCCTGCTCTGAATGAGGAGTTGCTGATGGGGAGCTGATGGTCATGGTTTTGGCAACTCAGACCCCTAGCAAAATGATCATTGCTGGGGCATTTGCTCCTTATATGGTACggttattggtttgggagacattttggatcTGGCGGACTCCCTTTAAAATCACTTCCCTTAGAAACACAAAGCTGTATGAAACACACATCATGTATGTATGATCTTCATGGAACTTGACTGAGAAAGACCAGTCTATATATACGTCTGTATGAAATCAGAGGTATACTTCAGTACAGTAGGGTCTCATGCATCACATATGGATCTACATAACATAGACCTATAATGTGGCTATGTACATGAACCCTTGTACATGAAGGTGTTTGTTATGAACGCCTATCCCAATGCACAGAACAGGGGGGCCCGAACACCAAGTCACCCAGTaatcaggaggatgggggactGAAAGTCCCCTAATGCCTTCTTGTGAATAAAGCACCAATACGCCTGCAAGAccgccactccattcactttagTGGGGTTGCTGTGATTGTAATCTCCGGCATCACTCACAGCCCCACAGAAGTCAATGGAACGCTGGTCATATACGCGCACTGGCGCTCTATTCACAAgaaggctttagggggactttcggtcccccatcctcctgatcactggaggaccccatcaatcagacacttatcccctgtgctgtggatagagaataagtgtccataagggCACATCCCCTTTACAACAATACACACTGGATTATTGCATAAAGGAATTTCACTGTATATCATTAAATACCTTGATGACCACGAGTGTTTTTCACAACAACAGGATATCCAAGAGGTTCTGCTGCATCTATCATTTTTCCAAATTCTTCGTGTCCACCTGTCATGTTAATAAGGACAAATTGTAAGACAAATAATACCCACATAATGTATATATTGGCCCAAATGCAAGTGGATAGTGCCAAGCATCCAAACCCATTTACTACTAGCTATTATGTCTTATGTATACACAAGTACCATTTACATCAAGTGTAATGCAGGCCACACAATTTGTGATCCGCTCCTTGGCATTGATTATGGTATTGCTGCATCTGTCCGACCTGTTTGACCACTCCGGTAGCTGATCTGCTAGCTACACCATTGCTATGCAGAACACTTTGGACTTTCTTCGGCGCACAGACCTGTTTTAAAGATAAATtctatttttatatttcagtagGAATATGTTATCATAGTAAAATACTATCCTATCCTGGAATAAAAAGAAATCAGCATCCTTCCACTGAACCTGTTGTTCTTGTGAGAGAAACTTTTAGGTTAGCACCAGGTTTGGTGAGGATGAAAACAGTGTATGCTGGGATTTATAGTTCAGTTTCCAGGTGGAGTACAATAAAGGATAATAAATCCCAGCATGCACTGGTTGCCTTCCTGAAATCTGTGGAGACATTTCAAAATCACATAGACGCTATTGACATGACCACGTTCGTCCTCAGTACCATGAGGAGCATGCAATATGCAAAAACTGTTTCACTGGTAGGCTACTCCGCTGCACTACATGACAGCACCTTTGAAgtatgataaaataaaataatcctttaatagtccaaccATGGTTGAGTGTCAGTTAAATTGAAACCAGCCTCACATTTCTGCAGGCAAACATTGAGCCACTCACTTAATGTGGGTGAAAATACTGGTGACCCCTTTTGGGGTGGTGCCATATTGAGTGTCTTCACATGAATACTGTCAGTTGggttgttaatagagatgagcgagtagtatttgatcgagtaggtattcgatcgaatactacggtattcgaaatacttgtactcgattgagtaccactcgctattcgaatggaaaagttcgatgcagaaccagcattgattggccgaatgctatacagtcggccaatcaacgctggttcttctcctacctttagaagtcttctccgtgcagcttccccgcggcatcttccggctctgaattcactctgccaggcatcgggcctgggcagagccgactgcgcatgtccgcttgtagtgcggacatgcgcagtcagctctgcccaggcccgatgcctggcagagtgaattcagagccggaggatgcagcggggacgctgcacggagaagactgctcggaggatccagcccgaccctcactcgtgggcttggtaagtataatttgatcgagcgttgcctacccctgaaacgagcattttccccccatagactataatagggttcgatagtcgattcgagtagtcgaatattgaggggctactcgaaacgaatatcgaacattttactgttcgctcatctctagttgttaaccCTAGTTAAGAGAGTTAAGCTCTCCCCTTTTCAGAACACATATCTTAGAGAGGCAAACGGGGCAAATTGGCATTCTCCTGTAGCGCGCCATACATAGGGGAAACTAAGCATCACAAAGTGTCCATCCAAATTAATGGGCGGTTTGTGTAATGATGGACAGAAGAGATACTCCATGTAACTCTTCCTCACTATGGCCAAGAGATGAGGATCCTGTACAGAGGAACTTCCAATATTTACTTTATACTAACTGTTTTAACCCATAGCATATATACAAAAAATTTGCCAAGCAATATGGCAGGTATTGGGCACTAAGGTTAACCGGCACAGGAGGGACACATGAAATTGCAAGTAGTATTGTAAAAAATACATCAGTGCTAGATCtcttgcattaaaccaaaatcaagtgcaattttttcccacatggGGTTCTGTTCGAGTGTGATTTTGTGCAACACTGCAATGCAATTTTGTTTTACCATCAAAAGCatcacaaaaaatgtaatatttaattgtGTAGTACTTATTGCAGCAGATTTTACACTACTGATTTCCAAAGATTATATATAAAATCATCATGGCGCTCCAGCCTTATGCTGGGATGTAGAGGACAAACTTGCATCGAAGCCATTGTGATGTACAGTACCAATATAGTGGATGATATCTACACATCTGTCATCCATACATTGCATCTAAAATCCACAGCATGTCAATGACTGCTATGGATTCTGATGTGATTTCCAACCTTTGCATTACAATGGTTGAAAGCTGAGCTAGGTACTGTACAGTAAAAATCAGCCATTTTCagtgggttttttattttttaaccatgGTCTGGTCCCCCTTTATGGATGGCCTAAGCCTAAGGCTATATTTGTTCTACAAAAAATGAAGGGGAATTTAAGGACATCTGTTTCAGGTTCCTCTTTATTTTTATCCCCTCTGGCTCCCCATGCTGGAATGGTGAAGTAGAGCATCCATGTTTCCCCGCTAATTCGGCCAAATGAATGAGAATAATCAATAGGTAGTGTCAAATGGTGAATtctgtggaatccgtggcaagatcgagtatgatgcttatttttttctgaGTCCTGCCACGATCTCTGCCTCCCGCAATCCTGACTTGAATACATTGGGGAGCAGAACCTGCctaaaaatcagcagcagattccactGGTTTAACTGGCCTTTATGGTATAGTGTAATTTGCAAATACGCACTGTAGCCATGTGGATTTCCTCCAGTTATTAACCATAAATGAGCCCCTCAACAGCTGTTCCCCAATAAGTAGCCTTGAGTTATGGCTTAGGCCCCTTAACACAGAGCCTGATAGTACACAGAGCCTATACAGAGCGATTCAGGTTTTGTAGACTACTGTAATGGCCCTGTTGGACTCCAAGTGTGCAGTGATGTTTtttccttaggcctggttcacatctgtgttctgtattccgtttggggaatccacttggggacccccgaataccaaacgcaatgaaAAGCggagagcaatgaaaccacacggacaccatagactttaatggggtccgtgtgttttctacgcggtgtctgcacgaatcatgcggagagtaaagtgctgcttgactacttttgtctctgcatgattcgtgcggacaccgcatagtaaacacacggaccccattatagtctatggggtccgtgtggtttcattgctcaccactttttaattggTTGGGTATTCCcgtcgggggtccccaagcggactccacgaatggaataccaaacgcagatgtgaaccaggccttagggcaAGTCTTCTGTGTACATAGCTTTGCAAAGATTCTGACCGTAGAGGTTCATGTATCTCTGTGGTAGTTCTGCACAAAACTGAGTCATGGTACAGCCATGTGCATAAGCTCTACTTGAATAGAGAATGAAGTAGAGAATACTACAAAATACAGAAATATTTCAGTTCTATATGTTTGTGATATGGCCATATTTCATATTACATAATTTGTATTACAGCTACAACATTGTACACCCGTGTTTCCACTGTTCTAACCTTAGGTTCCTGTGATGATATAAGTTCAGCTCAGTAAACTGTGGAGGTCAAGGTGTTGCGTACGTAATGATGCGGCCTGCATAATTTTATATGGGATGCCATATCACAGACCCAGTTTACCCCTAGAAGTGATAAAAAAGGCACTGTGTGACATACAGCATCTGGTGATTCAAGATCATTTTTTTATGCAGACTCCATATACCAATGCTGTAAATCTGTAAATGACATCATTTGGTGCAGCTTCTGGAACTTACCATAGGAGAAAGTATCGGGCAAAGGAATTCCATGTCCGGCTAATTCCTGAAACGTCCAGAACTTGTTAATGCAGTTTAAAATGGCTTGTGGGCGATTTACAAGACGGCAGCCTAGCTTTTCAAGATGTCTCAAGACAGTAATATCACTATCGGATTGCACTGTTGGAGTTGGGACTCGAACCAGTATCACCTGAGGGTAAGCAGTCACAATCTTCTGGTTAATTTGCAAGCCTGGAACAAAATTTTATGAAAGATTAAATCCCACAAAGACAAAGAATGGAAATAAGTTATTATGCGAATCAATACAAGGGTTAAACAAGAGGTGTGGAGCAATTTGGGTGTAGTGTATGATTCTATTGACTTGTTAACtggtatttggagcaatgagagtgtCACCATTGCTCCAAATGGGTGTGCAGCAATACTCTCATTGCTTCAAAGATATCTTGGCAACACAGGCAACGATTCAGAAGGGAAAAACACTGTTTGGCCTTCTATACATGTCACAGGCCATCAAGGACTTTATCAAGGAGCATACATGTGCCCCACTGTGCCTTGGCCAGGGCATTTGGATACATTGCTAGGTTAGTAAACTGAATCTTTGTCTCAGGTGAACGAATGTCTAAAGTTACCTTCAATAGCTGCTGGCCAAATGAACTATAGACTGTTCGCtacctatacacatgcacactcggatcAGTAAAGCATGTATGTATTCTGAATGGGTAGAATAAAGTAAACTGCTTTTAGACACCTCTGGTGGTGACTTACCACCCCTGAGAGCAAAAGGATCAGGGGTGAAAATTCAGTATGCAAAGAAAGGctacccatacacataagatatttGGATGGTACCACGAAAATCTCCA contains:
- the RIMKLA gene encoding N-acetylaspartylglutamate synthase A, with the protein product MCSQLWLLTDRNILEDYPQMHILEALKQRCKEQELDFTLVLMDQIALTVIDGKLGLQINQKIVTAYPQVILVRVPTPTVQSDSDITVLRHLEKLGCRLVNRPQAILNCINKFWTFQELAGHGIPLPDTFSYGGHEEFGKMIDAAEPLGYPVVVKNTRGHQGKAVFLARDKHHLMDISHLVRHDAPYLFQKYVKESHGKDIRVVIVGGRVVGSMLRCSTDGRMQSNCCLGGVGTTFPLSEQGKLLAMQVSNLLGMDICGIDLLLKDNGSFVVCEANANVGFTEFDQACKLDLGGIIADYAISLLPSRPSKEMSVLSAASNPPEINETTALASVSTHTSGDGSRCSNSGSDGKEIRDSINAPKPCSPIQTDSICNDVAE